The following proteins are co-located in the Palaemon carinicauda isolate YSFRI2023 chromosome 30, ASM3689809v2, whole genome shotgun sequence genome:
- the LOC137623587 gene encoding putative uncharacterized protein DDB_G0290521: protein MVLLIIEFGVDDTHVTCSMTSYTLRRLESPEPTMFNPPTPKKFPATAPVQNCSPSPLPIQNPIPSTVPNSAPVGLPASKKKKGKPKNPPATSQVLSPQDPPAAVPATAPTPVPATVPATVTSPVPATDPAPVPATIPATAPSTVPAGAPSTVPAPVQTPFQTVIHLNETVPGA, encoded by the coding sequence ATGGTGCTGCTTATCATCGAATTTGGTGTAGATGACACGCATGTAACCTGTTCTATGACCTCCTATACCTTGAGAAGACTGGAAAGCCCAGAGCCAACAATGTTCAACCCACCAACTCCAAAGAAGTTCCCAGCCACTGCTCCAGTCCAGAATTGTTCACCTTCCCCTCTTCCTATCCAAAATCCTATACCTTCCACTGTCCCTAACTCTGCTCCTGTGGGTCTCCCTGCTTCTAAGAAGAAGAAGGGAAAGCCCAAGAACCCACCTGCCACCAGTCAAGTCCTGTCTCCTCAGGACCCTCCTGCAGCCGTTCCAGCCACTGCTCCAACTCCTGTTCCTGCCACTGTTCCAGCCACTGTTACAAGTCCTGTTCCTGCCACTGATCCAGCTCCAGTTCCAGCCACCATTCCGGCTACTGCCCCGTCCACTGTTCCAGCAGGTGCTCCGTCCACTGTTCCAGCTCCTGTACAAACACCGTTCCAGACAGTCATTCACCTGAATGAAACTGTACCGGGTGCCTAA